A window from Leptothermofonsia sichuanensis E412 encodes these proteins:
- the glcD gene encoding glycolate oxidase subunit GlcD, translating to MIAQHTQRDWLPIIRQFEAIVGENHVVRRKEELLVYECDGLTSYRNRPSVVVLPRTTEEVAEVVKVCDRHQIPFVARGSGTGLSGGALPTEDCVLIVTSLMKRILSIDLENQRIVVQPGVINNWVTQAVSGAGFYYAPDPSSQIICSVGGNVAENSGGVHCLKYGVTTNHVLGLKLVLPDGSIVDVGGTIPEMPGYDLTGVFVGSEGTLGIATEITLKILKTPESIRVLLADFTSVEAAGATVSDIISAGIIPGGMELMDNFSINAVEDVVCTNCYPRDAAAILLVEVDGLEVEAEENSRRVEAICYQNGARQVQIATDLEERLTLWKGRKAAFAAMGKISPDYYVQDGVIPRTKLEYVLGEIEALGEQYGYRVANVFHAGDGNLHPLILYNHSIPGALEQVEELGGAILKLCVAVGGSISGEHGIGADKRCYMPEMFTDADLETMKWVRQAFDPQGIANPGKIFPTPRTCGEAARAEAASQFEGIERF from the coding sequence ATGATTGCACAACACACACAGCGGGATTGGCTGCCCATTATCCGGCAGTTTGAGGCAATTGTGGGTGAAAATCATGTTGTGCGGCGCAAAGAAGAACTGCTGGTTTATGAATGTGACGGGTTGACCAGCTACCGCAATCGCCCATCGGTGGTGGTGTTACCCCGAACAACGGAAGAAGTGGCGGAGGTGGTGAAGGTTTGCGATCGCCACCAGATTCCCTTTGTTGCAAGAGGTTCGGGCACAGGACTGTCGGGGGGTGCTTTACCCACAGAGGATTGCGTTCTCATCGTCACCTCCCTGATGAAACGGATTCTGTCCATTGACCTGGAGAACCAGCGCATTGTTGTGCAGCCAGGGGTGATCAACAACTGGGTCACCCAGGCAGTGAGTGGAGCCGGGTTCTACTACGCCCCTGACCCCTCCAGCCAGATTATCTGCTCAGTGGGGGGAAATGTGGCAGAAAATTCCGGCGGCGTCCACTGCCTCAAGTACGGGGTCACCACAAATCATGTGCTGGGGCTGAAACTGGTATTACCCGATGGGTCAATTGTGGACGTGGGGGGCACGATCCCTGAAATGCCGGGTTATGACCTGACTGGCGTATTCGTCGGTTCTGAAGGGACCCTCGGCATTGCTACGGAAATCACCCTCAAGATTTTGAAAACACCAGAATCCATCCGCGTTCTGCTGGCGGACTTTACCAGTGTCGAAGCTGCTGGGGCAACGGTTTCTGATATCATCAGCGCCGGGATTATTCCTGGCGGCATGGAACTGATGGACAACTTCAGCATCAATGCTGTCGAGGATGTGGTTTGTACGAACTGCTATCCCCGGGATGCGGCTGCCATCCTGCTGGTAGAGGTGGATGGGTTGGAAGTGGAAGCGGAGGAAAATAGCCGCCGAGTTGAAGCCATCTGCTACCAGAACGGTGCCCGTCAGGTGCAGATTGCAACTGATTTGGAGGAGCGGTTAACCCTGTGGAAAGGGCGTAAAGCAGCGTTTGCCGCGATGGGAAAAATCAGCCCCGACTACTATGTGCAAGATGGGGTGATTCCTCGCACCAAACTGGAGTATGTATTGGGTGAAATTGAGGCGCTGGGCGAACAATATGGCTACCGGGTTGCCAATGTGTTCCACGCCGGAGATGGTAATTTACATCCGCTCATTCTCTACAACCATTCGATTCCCGGAGCGCTGGAGCAGGTAGAAGAACTGGGTGGAGCCATTCTCAAACTATGTGTGGCAGTGGGGGGCAGCATCTCTGGTGAACATGGAATTGGGGCAGACAAGCGCTGCTACATGCCCGAAATGTTTACCGATGCGGATCTGGAGACGATGAAGTGGGTCCGTCAGGCATTCGATCCTCAGGGCATTGCCAACCCGGGTAAAATTTTTCCCACCCCCCGCACCTGCGGTGAAGCTGCCAGGGCAGAAGCCGCCAGCCAATTTGAGGGAATTGAGCGGTTTTAG
- a CDS encoding WD40 repeat domain-containing protein, translating into MDFEQGLEVANVAVYARFQRRLTDIEVIILRGAWQGQTYEEIAELAGYSVSYLKQGVGPKVWKLLSQALGETVSKTNFREPLERYRRREDPQKDRNIKTNEARTDQESETRALRRAGDEEPGHTSLEISRSPPLQALPTSANIPRTDWGEALDVSTFFGRTVELATLQQWIEGRSSTGGRSQCCRLVALLGMGGIGKTALSVKVAQTLQNEFDCVIWRSLRNAPRLEALLGDLVSFVSNQQDTQASLSRLLHWLRNFRCLVVLDNGETLLQAGDRAGRYRPGYEDYGELFQRVGESQHQSCLILTSREKPVEIATLEGIDLSVRSLLLGGSAEAAEALIRAKGLVGSEQQQQQLCQLYSCNPLALKIVATSIQDVFAGEIAPFLEQNTIIFNSIRRLLAQQFDRLSPLEQTIMYWLAINREWTTIADLAEDIVPSVARTELLEALESLSWRSLIETQAGRYSQQPVVMEYVTDRLIREIGAELTATGRTPAEINQFVRYALIKATAKNYIRESQIQLILEPVAAQLYTTFSSKVAIEQQLQAILHQLHQQENPISGYGAGNLINLCAHLQIELTGYDFSCLTVRQAYLQNLNLRRVNFAHAAFIQSVFTQTFGNILAVAFHPDGTLLATGDANNQVYFWQIASGEPLLTCQGHTDWVRSVLFSPEGQILISGSDDQTIRFWDVHQGQCLKVLAEHPSRFASIDYSPVESSLPSGRGRILASSSEDGTVRLWDSRTGVTYQALQGHTRQVWAVAFSPDGRTVVSGSEDQTVRFWDVHTHQCLKVLEGHTNWVQSVAFSPDGRLVASGSHDRTAKLWDVATGECVRTLVGHNHWIWSVAFNPQGNVLATAGEDLVIRLWEVDSGRCLKVLAGHTNRIWAIAFSPDGQTLASGSDDQTLKLWDVNRGQCLKTLQGHTRKIFPVVYSPDGQILASSGDEPLIRLWDARTGQCLHTLGEHSSRIESIAFSPDGQTLVSGGEDRMVRLWDVQTGQCLHALQGHTKQVWTVAFSPDGQRIASSGEDGTIWLWDPGTGHCIQVLEGHPNWVLTITFSPDGRYLASASFDQTVKLWDAAGGQLLNTFEEHRNSVLGVAFSPDSRWLASGSFDRCVKLWDVETGACVNTFEGHTDSIIPVSFSPSGQMIASGSLDNTIKLWDCNTGQCLNTLEGHTELIYSLSFNPVGGILASGSWDETIKLWDVESGHCLQTLRTERPYEGMNITAITGISEAQKATLKTLGAIELTQLAANGR; encoded by the coding sequence ATGGACTTTGAGCAGGGGCTTGAGGTGGCTAACGTTGCCGTTTATGCCCGATTTCAAAGACGGCTAACCGATATAGAAGTGATTATTCTGCGGGGTGCATGGCAGGGACAAACCTATGAAGAAATTGCGGAGTTGGCTGGCTATTCTGTCAGTTATCTGAAGCAGGGGGTGGGTCCCAAAGTATGGAAACTCCTGAGCCAGGCACTTGGTGAAACCGTCAGCAAAACGAACTTTCGTGAACCCTTAGAGCGATATCGACGGAGAGAGGATCCCCAGAAAGACCGGAACATCAAAACGAACGAAGCCAGGACTGACCAGGAATCAGAAACCAGAGCGCTGAGAAGAGCAGGCGATGAAGAACCGGGGCACACATCTCTGGAAATCTCCCGATCCCCACCACTCCAGGCTCTTCCCACATCGGCAAACATTCCTCGCACGGACTGGGGAGAAGCACTGGATGTCAGCACCTTTTTCGGACGGACGGTCGAACTCGCCACACTCCAACAGTGGATTGAGGGCCGTTCTTCGACGGGAGGGCGAAGCCAGTGCTGCCGTTTAGTGGCTTTGCTGGGCATGGGTGGGATTGGCAAAACAGCCCTTTCAGTTAAGGTTGCCCAAACCCTCCAGAACGAGTTTGATTGTGTCATCTGGCGTTCACTGCGCAATGCCCCCCGTCTGGAAGCGTTACTGGGCGACCTGGTCTCTTTTGTTTCTAACCAGCAAGATACTCAAGCAAGCCTGAGTCGTCTGTTACATTGGCTACGCAATTTTCGTTGTCTGGTTGTTCTGGATAACGGAGAAACCCTTTTGCAGGCAGGCGATCGCGCCGGTCGCTACCGTCCTGGCTATGAAGATTATGGCGAATTATTTCAGCGTGTGGGGGAAAGCCAGCACCAGAGCTGCCTGATTCTCACCAGCCGTGAAAAGCCCGTGGAAATTGCCACCCTGGAAGGGATTGATTTGTCGGTACGGTCCCTGTTACTGGGGGGGTCTGCTGAAGCGGCTGAAGCGCTGATCCGGGCAAAGGGACTGGTGGGTAGTGAACAGCAACAACAGCAACTGTGCCAGCTCTACAGTTGTAATCCCCTGGCGCTGAAAATTGTTGCCACTTCAATTCAGGATGTATTTGCGGGAGAAATCGCCCCTTTCCTGGAACAGAATACGATAATTTTCAATAGCATTCGCCGTCTGCTGGCACAGCAATTTGACCGGCTGTCACCGCTGGAACAAACCATCATGTACTGGTTGGCGATTAACCGGGAGTGGACAACCATTGCTGACCTGGCGGAAGATATTGTGCCATCGGTTGCCCGCACTGAACTGCTGGAAGCACTGGAGTCTTTGAGCTGGCGATCGCTGATTGAAACGCAGGCGGGTCGCTACAGCCAGCAACCTGTGGTGATGGAATATGTGACTGATCGCCTGATTCGAGAAATTGGAGCAGAACTGACAGCCACCGGACGGACACCTGCTGAGATCAATCAATTCGTAAGGTATGCGCTGATCAAAGCCACGGCTAAGAACTACATCCGGGAAAGTCAAATCCAGTTGATTCTGGAGCCTGTTGCAGCTCAACTTTACACCACCTTTAGTTCTAAAGTGGCGATCGAACAACAACTCCAGGCAATTTTGCACCAGTTGCATCAACAGGAAAATCCAATCTCCGGTTATGGAGCAGGTAATTTAATTAACCTCTGTGCCCATCTGCAAATTGAGTTAACTGGCTACGATTTCTCCTGCCTGACCGTGCGGCAGGCATACCTGCAAAACCTGAATTTGCGTCGAGTCAACTTTGCGCACGCGGCCTTTATTCAATCGGTGTTTACCCAGACGTTTGGCAATATTCTGGCCGTTGCCTTTCATCCGGATGGGACGCTACTGGCAACTGGTGATGCCAATAACCAGGTATATTTCTGGCAAATTGCTTCCGGTGAACCGCTGCTGACCTGCCAGGGCCATACCGACTGGGTGCGATCGGTTCTCTTCAGTCCTGAGGGGCAAATTTTGATCAGCGGCAGTGATGACCAGACCATCCGGTTTTGGGATGTTCACCAGGGGCAGTGCCTGAAAGTGCTGGCCGAACACCCCAGTCGGTTTGCGTCGATTGATTACAGCCCGGTGGAGTCCAGCCTGCCCTCTGGCAGAGGACGGATACTGGCCAGCAGCAGCGAAGATGGAACCGTGCGCCTGTGGGACTCTCGTACAGGCGTCACTTATCAAGCCTTACAGGGGCACACCCGGCAGGTTTGGGCGGTGGCATTCAGTCCGGATGGTCGCACGGTGGTGAGTGGCAGTGAAGACCAGACTGTTCGGTTCTGGGATGTCCACACCCATCAATGTCTGAAAGTTCTGGAAGGGCATACCAACTGGGTGCAATCCGTTGCCTTTAGCCCGGATGGACGGCTGGTTGCCAGCGGCAGCCACGACCGCACGGCAAAACTGTGGGATGTTGCCACGGGTGAGTGTGTGAGAACGCTGGTGGGACACAATCATTGGATCTGGTCGGTGGCATTCAACCCCCAGGGAAATGTGCTGGCAACTGCCGGAGAAGACCTGGTTATTCGTCTCTGGGAAGTTGACAGTGGGCGATGTCTGAAAGTTCTGGCGGGTCATACCAATCGAATCTGGGCGATCGCCTTCAGCCCGGATGGGCAAACCCTGGCAAGCGGCAGTGATGACCAGACTCTGAAACTGTGGGATGTTAACCGGGGGCAATGCCTGAAAACTTTGCAAGGACATACCCGCAAAATTTTTCCGGTTGTCTACAGTCCTGATGGGCAGATCCTTGCCAGTAGCGGCGATGAACCCCTGATTCGCCTGTGGGATGCCCGTACAGGTCAGTGTTTGCACACCCTGGGGGAACACAGTAGTCGGATTGAATCGATCGCCTTCAGCCCGGATGGGCAAACTCTGGTGAGTGGCGGTGAAGACCGCATGGTGCGCCTGTGGGATGTGCAGACAGGGCAATGCCTCCACGCTTTGCAGGGACATACCAAACAGGTCTGGACTGTGGCATTTAGCCCGGATGGACAAAGGATTGCCAGCAGCGGCGAAGACGGCACCATCTGGTTATGGGACCCTGGCACAGGCCACTGTATCCAGGTTCTGGAGGGACACCCGAACTGGGTATTGACCATTACCTTCAGCCCGGATGGGCGCTATCTGGCCAGTGCCAGTTTTGACCAGACGGTGAAACTATGGGATGCGGCTGGCGGTCAACTCTTAAACACCTTCGAGGAGCATAGAAATTCTGTCCTGGGGGTGGCATTCAGCCCAGATAGCCGCTGGTTAGCCAGCGGCAGTTTTGACAGATGTGTCAAACTCTGGGATGTGGAAACAGGGGCGTGTGTCAACACGTTCGAGGGGCACACCGATTCAATTATCCCGGTCAGTTTTAGCCCCTCCGGGCAGATGATTGCCAGCGGCTCTTTAGACAACACGATCAAACTGTGGGACTGCAATACGGGACAATGCCTCAACACCCTGGAAGGACACACTGAGTTAATCTATTCCCTCAGTTTCAACCCGGTCGGTGGCATCCTTGCCAGTGGCAGTTGGGATGAAACAATTAAGCTATGGGATGTGGAATCTGGACACTGCCTGCAAACCCTGAGAACAGAGCGTCCCTATGAGGGAATGAACATTACAGCCATCACGGGCATATCTGAGGCACAGAAAGCAACCCTGAAGACCCTAGGGGCGATCGAGTTGACTCAACTGGCAGCCAATGGGCGGTGA